A stretch of the Actinomycetota bacterium genome encodes the following:
- the hemA gene encoding glutamyl-tRNA reductase yields the protein MAILALGASFRRAPIELLERLAFTDDDYTKAFRRAEDDEAIRGLVVLSTCNRVELYADVPSFHAGFLTLKELLCESREIDPDELAEPLYSHFDEHAAEHLFAVAGGLDSMVLGEPQIHAQVREALRRAQAEGAADEELTALFHAGARAGRRVRTETGVGAAPDALIEAGAAIAGRELGDLAGARAVVIGAGQMSALAVKHLHARGVGPVRILNRSLERARLLAERTDAHADHLDALPQALAQADLVITATGAAGTVVGADTVRDALAVRDDPRPLVFLDLAVPRDVEPEVAAIDGAIVADVDALKVALHEHDAETAAEIERANAIVRDELHRFSVRRRSDRLAPLIRALRERGFMVMDGELQRFRSRLSSLTPDEIDAVEGIARGIVSKLLHDPIVQLKERSTPGTDDVYARMLAKLFDIDPPDA from the coding sequence ATGGCGATCCTCGCCCTGGGGGCCTCCTTCCGTCGCGCACCGATCGAGCTGCTGGAACGGCTCGCGTTCACCGACGACGACTACACGAAGGCCTTCCGGCGCGCCGAGGACGACGAGGCGATCCGAGGCCTCGTGGTGCTTTCCACCTGCAACCGCGTCGAGCTGTACGCGGACGTCCCGAGCTTCCACGCCGGGTTCCTCACCTTGAAGGAACTGCTGTGCGAGTCGCGGGAGATCGACCCCGACGAGCTGGCCGAACCCCTCTACTCCCACTTCGACGAGCACGCGGCCGAGCACCTGTTCGCGGTCGCGGGCGGGCTCGACTCGATGGTGCTCGGCGAACCACAGATCCATGCCCAGGTTCGCGAGGCGTTGCGGCGGGCACAGGCCGAAGGCGCTGCCGACGAGGAGCTGACAGCGCTGTTCCACGCCGGTGCTCGCGCCGGACGCCGGGTCCGCACCGAGACGGGCGTCGGTGCCGCACCCGACGCGCTGATCGAGGCGGGGGCGGCGATCGCCGGTCGCGAGCTCGGCGACCTCGCCGGTGCGCGCGCGGTCGTGATCGGCGCGGGACAGATGTCCGCTCTCGCCGTGAAACATCTGCACGCCCGCGGCGTCGGCCCCGTACGGATCCTCAACCGATCGCTCGAGCGCGCCCGGCTGCTGGCCGAGCGCACCGACGCACACGCCGACCACCTCGACGCGCTCCCGCAGGCGCTCGCTCAGGCCGACCTCGTCATCACGGCGACCGGCGCCGCGGGAACGGTGGTCGGCGCGGACACGGTCCGCGACGCGCTCGCGGTTCGCGACGACCCGCGTCCGCTCGTGTTCCTCGACCTCGCCGTGCCGCGCGACGTGGAGCCGGAGGTCGCCGCGATCGACGGTGCGATCGTGGCCGACGTCGACGCGCTCAAGGTGGCGCTCCACGAGCACGACGCCGAGACCGCCGCGGAGATCGAGCGCGCGAACGCGATCGTCCGCGACGAGTTGCACCGTTTCTCGGTCCGACGGCGTTCGGACCGTCTGGCGCCGCTGATCCGCGCGCTCCGCGAACGCGGCTTCATGGTGATGGACGGCGAGTTGCAGCGGTTCCGCTCCCGGCTGTCGTCTCTGACCCCCGACGAGATAGACGCGGTCGAAGGCATCGCCCGGGGCATCGTCTCGAAGCTGCTTCACGACCCGATCGTGCAATTGAAGGAGCGCTCGACCCCCGGTACCGACGACGTCTACGCGCGGATGCTGGCCAAGCTGTTCGACATCGACCCGCCCGACGCGTGA
- a CDS encoding P1 family peptidase: MQRGRAREHGVAIGWRPAGALNAITDVGGVRVGHRTIVRDDGAVVRTGVTTVFPHEGNPWEAPVYVGTHVLNGYGEIIGINQLTEWGILASPVVLTSSLQIGKAYDATVKWLAGRDREQSADDAVMPIVTECDDSYLSDVLAFPLTDADVWAALDAAATGPVEEGCVGSGTGMQCFDYKGGIGTSSRVIDEAAGAYTVGALVMTNYGDRPELRIDGVRVGRELTDLMPGENPEGSCVVVVATDAPLLPHQLRRLAQRAALGLARTGSTANNGSGELMLAFSTATQLPHPERAREIDIRAVVDGPAWNTVGAFSELFAATVEAVEEAVVNALFAAETTTGRDGSILHAMPIDRVLEILAAHG; this comes from the coding sequence GTGCAGCGAGGACGGGCACGGGAGCACGGCGTCGCGATCGGATGGCGTCCGGCGGGCGCGTTGAACGCGATCACCGACGTCGGCGGCGTTCGCGTCGGCCATCGCACGATCGTGCGAGACGACGGAGCCGTCGTGCGCACCGGGGTGACGACGGTGTTCCCCCACGAGGGCAATCCGTGGGAGGCGCCCGTCTACGTCGGCACGCACGTGCTCAACGGGTACGGCGAGATCATCGGGATCAACCAGCTCACGGAGTGGGGCATCCTCGCGTCGCCGGTGGTGCTCACCTCGAGCCTGCAGATCGGCAAGGCCTACGACGCGACCGTGAAGTGGCTCGCAGGCCGCGACCGGGAGCAGTCGGCCGACGACGCGGTGATGCCGATCGTGACCGAGTGCGACGACTCCTACCTGTCGGACGTGCTCGCGTTCCCGCTCACCGACGCGGACGTGTGGGCGGCCCTGGACGCGGCGGCGACCGGCCCCGTCGAGGAGGGCTGCGTCGGCTCGGGCACCGGGATGCAGTGCTTCGACTACAAGGGAGGGATCGGCACCTCCTCACGTGTGATCGACGAGGCGGCGGGCGCGTACACGGTCGGTGCCCTCGTGATGACGAACTACGGTGATCGCCCGGAGCTTCGGATCGACGGTGTCCGGGTCGGGAGGGAGCTCACCGACCTGATGCCCGGTGAAAACCCGGAGGGTTCCTGCGTGGTCGTGGTGGCCACCGATGCTCCTCTGTTGCCCCACCAGCTCCGGCGTCTCGCGCAACGCGCGGCGCTCGGGCTCGCACGAACCGGCTCGACCGCGAACAACGGCTCGGGCGAGTTGATGCTCGCGTTCTCCACCGCGACGCAGCTTCCGCATCCCGAGCGCGCCCGGGAGATCGATATCCGCGCCGTCGTCGACGGACCCGCGTGGAACACGGTCGGCGCGTTCTCCGAGCTGTTCGCCGCTACCGTCGAGGCGGTCGAGGAGGCGGTCGTCAACGCGCTCTTCGCGGCCGAGACCACGACCGGCCGCGACGGGAGCATCCTGCACGCGATGCCGATCGATCGCGTGCTCGAGATCCTCGCGGCCCACGGCTGA
- a CDS encoding DUF6325 family protein, protein MSDTDIEIGPIDYLIVEWPAGKQPSGEGMPLLVDLVDRGLIRVLDLAFVRKDEDGIIFGLDLNDIDGDPTLTVFEGVSSGLLGDDDYQEAGAAIEPGCSAALLVYENSWAAPFAGAMRRSGAQLVASGRIPANAIVAALDELDGKE, encoded by the coding sequence ATGAGCGATACCGACATCGAGATCGGTCCGATCGACTACCTGATCGTCGAATGGCCGGCGGGGAAGCAGCCGTCGGGGGAAGGGATGCCCTTGTTGGTCGACCTGGTCGACCGCGGTCTGATCCGCGTGCTCGACCTCGCATTCGTTCGGAAGGATGAAGACGGCATCATCTTCGGGCTCGATCTGAACGACATCGATGGCGACCCGACGCTGACGGTGTTCGAAGGAGTGTCGTCGGGATTGCTCGGGGACGACGACTACCAGGAGGCGGGCGCGGCGATCGAGCCCGGTTGTTCGGCGGCGCTGCTCGTCTACGAGAACTCCTGGGCTGCCCCCTTCGCGGGTGCCATGCGCCGCAGCGGCGCCCAGCTGGTCGCGAGCGGCCGTATCCCGGCCAACGCGATCGTCGCAGCGCTCGACGAACTCGACGGGAAGGAGTGA
- a CDS encoding SHOCT domain-containing protein: MPGLIRGVARTAAIAGTATAVSNRVSRRQANRWAQQEQPQQSYAQEPAPPAAAPAQDQFSKLKELGELKASGVLTEAEFEAQKAKILAAG, encoded by the coding sequence ATGCCGGGTCTCATCCGAGGGGTCGCACGCACGGCCGCGATCGCCGGGACGGCGACCGCAGTATCGAACCGCGTAAGCCGGCGCCAGGCGAACCGGTGGGCGCAGCAGGAACAACCGCAGCAGTCCTACGCGCAGGAGCCGGCGCCGCCCGCCGCCGCTCCCGCCCAGGATCAGTTCTCGAAACTCAAGGAGTTGGGCGAACTCAAGGCATCCGGAGTGCTGACCGAGGCCGAGTTCGAGGCGCAGAAGGCGAAGATCCTCGCCGCCGGGTGA
- a CDS encoding MFS transporter: MLPENETVAPAQAGRREWIGLAVLTLACLLYAMDLTVLHLAVPSLSADLEPTSAQLLWIIDIYGFMVAGCLITMGTLGDRIGRRRLLMIGATAFGAVSVLAAFSSSAEMLILTRALQGVAGATLAPSTLSLIFSMFHDLRQRTIAIGVWIAGFSAGGAIGPVLGGVLLEQFWWGSVFLLAVPVMGLLLVLGPKLLPEYRDPDAGQLDLASAGLSLVTILAVIFGLKEIAQDGVGTLPVASIVFGLVVGVVFVRRQRSLADPMIDLSLFRIRAFNASLATNMLGIFIAFGYFLFVAQYLQLVLGLSPLEAGMWSLPSAAGFIVGSTAAPRILRRFRPAGVIGVGLAMGAAGLALLTRVDGSADLSILVVASVIISLGLAPVFTATTDLIVGSAPPERAGAASGISETGAELGGALGIAVLGSIGTVVYRSELADLLPGDVPSQAATIARDTLGAAVGVADGLPAQLGAQLVESARDAFIQGMRVSTAVAAVVAIGIAVLATVMLRDVPSGAEREAAGNTEPDPHDRSDAAALDERSFEERIPTP, encoded by the coding sequence ATGTTGCCCGAGAACGAGACCGTCGCCCCGGCGCAGGCGGGACGCCGCGAGTGGATCGGGCTCGCCGTGCTCACCCTCGCCTGTTTGCTGTACGCGATGGACCTGACGGTGCTGCACCTCGCCGTCCCGTCGCTGAGCGCGGATCTCGAACCGACGAGCGCACAGTTGCTGTGGATCATCGACATCTACGGATTCATGGTCGCCGGCTGCCTGATCACGATGGGCACGCTCGGCGATCGGATCGGCCGCCGCCGGCTGCTGATGATCGGCGCGACCGCCTTCGGCGCGGTCTCGGTGCTCGCCGCGTTCTCGAGCAGCGCCGAGATGCTGATCCTGACGCGGGCACTGCAGGGCGTCGCGGGCGCGACACTGGCGCCGTCGACGTTGTCCCTCATCTTCAGCATGTTCCACGATCTCCGGCAGCGCACGATCGCGATCGGCGTCTGGATCGCCGGGTTCTCGGCCGGTGGGGCGATCGGTCCGGTGCTCGGCGGCGTGCTGCTCGAACAGTTCTGGTGGGGGTCGGTGTTCCTGTTGGCGGTGCCGGTGATGGGTCTGCTGCTCGTGCTCGGACCGAAACTGCTCCCCGAGTACCGCGACCCCGATGCGGGCCAGCTCGACCTCGCGAGCGCGGGCTTGTCGCTGGTCACGATCCTCGCGGTGATCTTCGGCCTGAAAGAGATCGCGCAGGACGGAGTCGGGACGCTTCCGGTCGCTTCGATCGTGTTCGGGCTCGTGGTGGGCGTCGTGTTCGTGCGGCGCCAGCGCTCCCTCGCCGATCCGATGATCGACCTGAGCCTGTTCCGTATCCGGGCGTTCAACGCCTCGCTGGCCACGAACATGCTCGGCATCTTCATCGCGTTCGGGTATTTCCTGTTCGTCGCGCAGTACCTCCAGTTGGTGCTCGGGCTCTCGCCGCTCGAGGCGGGGATGTGGTCGCTGCCCTCCGCGGCCGGGTTCATCGTCGGGTCAACGGCCGCGCCCCGGATCCTGCGCCGATTCCGGCCCGCCGGTGTGATCGGCGTGGGCTTGGCGATGGGGGCTGCCGGTTTGGCGCTCCTGACCCGTGTGGACGGCAGCGCCGATCTCTCGATCCTCGTCGTGGCGTCGGTGATCATCTCTCTCGGACTCGCTCCGGTGTTCACGGCGACGACCGACCTGATCGTGGGATCGGCGCCTCCCGAACGGGCGGGTGCGGCCTCGGGCATCTCCGAGACGGGCGCAGAGCTCGGCGGAGCGCTCGGGATCGCGGTGTTGGGCAGCATCGGGACGGTCGTGTATCGGAGCGAGCTGGCCGACCTGCTGCCAGGGGACGTCCCCTCCCAGGCGGCGACGATCGCACGCGACACCCTGGGAGCGGCCGTCGGTGTCGCCGACGGGCTCCCCGCGCAGCTCGGCGCGCAGCTGGTCGAAAGCGCGCGCGACGCGTTCATCCAAGGGATGCGGGTGAGCACCGCCGTCGCGGCGGTCGTGGCCATCGGGATCGCCGTGCTCGCTACGGTCATGCTCCGGGACGTGCCGTCGGGTGCCGAGCGCGAAGCGGCCGGGAACACCGAACCGGATCCCCATGATCGATCCGACGCGGCTGCACTCGATGAACGCTCGTTCGAGGAGCGGATCCCCACCCCATAG
- a CDS encoding sigma-70 family RNA polymerase sigma factor produces the protein MVDDTKTLASEDLELQLEHHRVELTAYAYRMLGSAFEAEDAVQEALLRAWRSFDRFEGRSALRTWLYRITTNVCLDVLSGKEHRARPMDLAPPKTADAQLGEALPEATWILPVPDERVLPAASDPADVAESRESIRLAFIAALQHLPPRQRAVLILREVLRWKASEVAELLDTSVASVNSALQRARTTLASAHADAIEPIDRMDESQRVLLDRYVDAFERYDMDSLTSLLREDAEWSMPPYELWLQTHDDIRAWCLGPGIGCRGSRLIPTAANGSPAFGQYKPDPGGGLEPWALQVLELSGGRITGITFFLDTPRLFPLFGLPDRLDA, from the coding sequence GTGGTCGATGACACGAAGACGCTGGCATCCGAAGACCTCGAGCTCCAGCTCGAGCACCACCGGGTGGAGCTGACCGCCTACGCCTACCGCATGCTCGGCTCGGCGTTCGAAGCCGAGGACGCCGTTCAGGAGGCGTTGCTCCGCGCGTGGCGGAGCTTCGATCGTTTCGAGGGTCGTTCTGCGCTGCGCACCTGGCTCTATCGGATCACGACCAACGTGTGCCTCGACGTCCTGAGCGGCAAGGAGCACCGGGCTCGCCCGATGGATCTGGCGCCGCCGAAGACGGCCGACGCGCAGCTCGGCGAGGCCTTGCCGGAGGCGACGTGGATCCTGCCGGTGCCCGACGAGCGTGTTCTGCCCGCGGCGAGCGATCCGGCCGACGTGGCCGAGTCGCGCGAGTCGATCCGGCTTGCCTTCATCGCGGCGCTGCAGCATCTCCCGCCCCGCCAGCGCGCGGTGCTGATCTTGCGCGAGGTTCTGCGATGGAAGGCGTCCGAGGTCGCGGAGCTCCTCGACACCTCGGTGGCTTCGGTCAACAGCGCGTTACAGCGAGCTCGGACCACCCTCGCGTCGGCGCACGCGGATGCGATCGAACCGATCGATCGCATGGACGAGTCGCAGCGCGTGCTCCTGGATCGCTACGTGGATGCGTTCGAGCGGTACGACATGGACTCGCTGACCTCGCTCCTGCGTGAGGACGCCGAGTGGTCGATGCCTCCCTACGAGCTCTGGCTGCAGACCCACGACGACATCCGCGCGTGGTGTCTCGGGCCCGGCATCGGCTGTCGCGGTTCGCGTCTGATCCCGACCGCGGCGAACGGCTCGCCGGCCTTCGGGCAGTACAAGCCCGACCCCGGCGGCGGGCTCGAGCCGTGGGCCCTCCAGGTGCTCGAGCTCTCAGGAGGCCGGATCACCGGGATCACGTTCTTCCTGGACACGCCTCGGCTGTTCCCGCTCTTCGGTCTGCCCGACCGGCTCGACGCCTGA
- a CDS encoding STAS domain-containing protein, producing MRLLPLDRRIARAAIPVLCERLRLLLEDAPGPIVCDVGALVDPDAVTVDALARLQLTAARLGRSIRFRDVCGELRDLTELMGLRDVLPCEEGSGVEPVGQTEEREQPRRVQEERDPGDPAS from the coding sequence ATGAGGCTCCTCCCCCTTGATCGCCGGATCGCTCGGGCCGCGATCCCGGTGCTCTGTGAGCGCCTCCGCCTGCTCCTGGAGGACGCGCCCGGCCCCATCGTGTGCGACGTGGGTGCGCTCGTCGATCCCGATGCGGTCACGGTCGACGCTCTGGCCCGGCTGCAACTGACCGCCGCTCGGCTCGGCCGGTCGATCCGATTCCGCGACGTCTGTGGGGAACTCCGGGATCTGACCGAGTTGATGGGGCTGCGCGACGTGCTGCCGTGCGAGGAGGGATCAGGCGTCGAGCCGGTCGGGCAGACCGAAGAGCGGGAACAGCCGAGGCGTGTCCAGGAAGAACGTGATCCCGGTGATCCGGCCTCCTGA
- a CDS encoding IclR family transcriptional regulator: protein MRSTDAVDRVARVLDLLADSPDGMGVSEVADALGVHKATASRLLGTLAVRGLVDRTPSRRYRIGVGMVRYAASAVPELGGVSRARPELEALSAATNETVSIGVLDGRDVLYIDQVTGSQRVVFADWAGRRSPAHCSSSGKVLLAHLPVDELERFLSRGLDARTERTITDPDEFRDRLEEIRRRGYERTVGELEEGLSTAAAPIRSRGRVVAAVSVGGPSARLPARELPRLGKLAIGTARVIGRRLEASGGDAFEVHDRAHGSAR, encoded by the coding sequence ATGCGCAGCACCGACGCCGTGGACCGGGTTGCCCGCGTCCTTGACCTGCTCGCCGATTCCCCGGACGGGATGGGGGTCTCGGAGGTCGCGGACGCGCTCGGGGTGCACAAGGCGACCGCCTCGCGGCTCCTCGGGACCCTCGCGGTCCGGGGGCTCGTGGATCGCACGCCCTCGCGCCGGTATCGGATCGGCGTCGGCATGGTGCGGTACGCGGCGAGCGCCGTGCCCGAGCTCGGCGGCGTCAGCCGCGCGCGACCGGAGCTCGAAGCGCTGTCGGCCGCGACGAACGAGACGGTGAGCATCGGTGTGCTCGACGGTCGCGACGTGCTCTACATCGATCAGGTGACCGGGTCCCAGCGTGTCGTCTTCGCCGACTGGGCGGGGCGCCGATCGCCGGCGCATTGCAGCTCCAGCGGCAAGGTGCTCCTCGCGCACCTGCCCGTGGACGAGCTCGAACGGTTCCTCAGCCGCGGGCTCGACGCCCGCACCGAGCGCACGATCACCGATCCGGACGAGTTCCGGGATCGGCTCGAGGAGATCCGGCGCCGCGGCTACGAGCGGACGGTCGGCGAGCTCGAGGAAGGCCTCAGCACGGCGGCCGCCCCGATACGGTCCCGGGGGCGCGTCGTTGCGGCCGTCAGCGTCGGTGGGCCCAGCGCCCGCCTCCCAGCGCGGGAACTCCCTCGCCTGGGCAAGCTCGCGATCGGGACCGCCCGCGTGATCGGCCGTCGACTGGAAGCGAGCGGGGGGGACGCCTTCGAGGTCCACGATCGAGCACACGGTTCCGCCCGATGA
- a CDS encoding ABC transporter substrate-binding protein, translating into MRRAVVLMMAVFTTLAIAGAALAQSPSDTDEQSSLNVGLTYDLYTSNPLRACGCGAEYEWLALNYDLLIRFDEQTLGPAPGLAEELPTEENGGISEDGMTYTFKIREGVTWHDGEPLTAHDVAFTYEFVLNNKIGAFDNYLPFDPTFEVPDDHTLIWHMSEPNLSPLAPPWIPILPEHIWSEFDGDKEAARAFENVPAVGSGPFQLVEWKDGQFWRVEANEDYWDGAPKVDEIVFRAFDNQETMSLALRDGEVDVVSGLLPTLAESVAEQPDIDVHESAGRGFLNFAFNFGGQGDSATNHPAIKDVEVRRAIGHAIDKQALVDRVLLGYGEVGTGLMSTSSPWHWEPEEPRGFDLELANQILDDAGYEDTDGDGVREMPGGGEPLEFEVFAASSVPSAPPTAKLIASWVAEIGIELIVRPVGDGVMNKVWGEGSFDAYLWGWYPDPDPDFILSVFTTAQCGNWSDGCYSDPAYDEMYEEQRLATTVEERREVVDRMEEHLYENVAEDILYYEGGLEAYRTDTFTGYSPSPEPDGYLVFGYLPYQYMDIEPLTAADGTDAEAGSDSIPLWIWAAAAIGVVAIVLVIGRVRKGREDDRI; encoded by the coding sequence ATGAGGCGAGCAGTGGTCCTGATGATGGCGGTCTTCACGACACTGGCGATCGCGGGTGCTGCGCTGGCGCAGAGCCCCAGCGACACCGACGAGCAGAGCTCGCTGAACGTGGGGCTCACCTACGACCTGTACACCTCGAATCCGCTGCGCGCCTGTGGCTGCGGTGCCGAGTACGAGTGGCTGGCACTGAACTACGACCTGCTGATCCGGTTCGACGAGCAGACGCTCGGACCGGCCCCGGGACTCGCCGAGGAGCTGCCCACGGAGGAGAACGGCGGCATATCCGAAGACGGGATGACCTACACGTTCAAGATCCGCGAGGGCGTGACGTGGCACGACGGTGAGCCCCTCACCGCGCACGACGTCGCCTTCACCTACGAGTTCGTCCTGAACAACAAGATCGGAGCGTTCGACAACTACCTGCCGTTCGATCCGACCTTCGAGGTCCCCGACGACCACACCTTGATCTGGCACATGAGCGAACCGAACCTCTCGCCCCTCGCGCCGCCGTGGATCCCGATCCTCCCCGAGCACATCTGGTCCGAGTTCGACGGCGACAAGGAGGCAGCGCGCGCGTTCGAGAACGTCCCGGCGGTCGGTTCGGGCCCGTTCCAGCTCGTGGAATGGAAGGACGGGCAGTTCTGGCGTGTCGAGGCGAACGAGGACTACTGGGACGGTGCGCCGAAGGTCGACGAGATCGTGTTCCGCGCGTTCGACAACCAGGAGACGATGTCGCTCGCGTTGCGCGACGGCGAGGTCGACGTCGTCTCCGGACTGCTCCCGACCCTCGCTGAGTCGGTCGCGGAGCAACCCGACATCGACGTCCATGAGTCGGCGGGGCGTGGGTTCCTGAACTTCGCCTTCAACTTCGGCGGGCAAGGGGACAGCGCGACCAACCACCCCGCGATCAAGGACGTGGAGGTTCGCCGGGCCATCGGACACGCGATCGACAAGCAGGCGCTCGTCGATCGGGTCCTGCTCGGCTACGGGGAGGTGGGGACGGGACTGATGTCCACATCGAGTCCCTGGCATTGGGAGCCGGAGGAACCACGCGGGTTCGATCTCGAGCTGGCGAACCAGATCCTCGACGACGCGGGATACGAGGACACCGACGGGGACGGGGTACGGGAGATGCCGGGCGGCGGCGAACCGCTCGAGTTCGAGGTCTTCGCAGCCAGCAGCGTTCCCTCGGCGCCTCCGACCGCCAAGCTGATCGCGTCCTGGGTCGCCGAGATCGGCATCGAGTTGATCGTGCGACCGGTCGGAGACGGTGTGATGAACAAGGTATGGGGCGAGGGCTCGTTCGACGCGTACCTGTGGGGCTGGTATCCGGACCCGGATCCCGACTTCATCCTGTCGGTGTTCACGACCGCGCAGTGCGGGAACTGGAGCGACGGCTGCTATTCCGACCCGGCGTACGACGAGATGTACGAGGAACAGAGGCTCGCAACGACAGTCGAGGAGCGTCGCGAGGTCGTCGATCGGATGGAAGAGCACCTGTACGAGAACGTCGCGGAGGACATCCTCTACTACGAGGGCGGTCTCGAAGCCTATCGGACCGACACGTTCACGGGCTATTCGCCGTCGCCGGAGCCTGACGGCTACCTCGTGTTCGGCTACCTGCCCTACCAGTACATGGACATCGAGCCGCTGACGGCGGCCGACGGAACGGATGCCGAGGCGGGGTCCGACTCGATCCCGCTGTGGATCTGGGCCGCAGCGGCGATCGGCGTCGTGGCGATCGTGCTGGTGATCGGAAGGGTGCGCAAGGGCCGGGAGGACGATCGCATCTGA
- a CDS encoding ABC transporter permease, translating to MDLGRSGDRRRGDRAGDRKGAQGPGGRSHLSGVRGYVLRKILGAVGTLLFVLLFNFVLFRVMPGSPVDTIARNQRLSPTETQELIADFGLDQPVITQVPIYLWDTIRGNLGSSFTSGRPVTSVIAGRVWPTVILLLPATILSVVIGIWAGIHAGWSRGTRRDVGTVGSSLFLYSIPEGWLGMVLLVVFGTMLGIFPLGGYVSSPPPEGAAYIADVMTHAFLPVLTLTLAYIGEYVLVMRSSMVEIAGEDYLQTARAKGLQDRDVRRRHAVPNALLPIVTLVFYSFGYILGGTVVIEGIFNWPGLGVLTYQAIDNQDFPVIQGVFLFSSVLVILFNLAADLSYGYIDPRVREA from the coding sequence GTGGATCTGGGCCGCAGCGGCGATCGGCGTCGTGGCGATCGTGCTGGTGATCGGAAGGGTGCGCAAGGGCCGGGAGGACGATCGCATCTGAGCGGGGTACGCGGGTACGTCCTCCGCAAGATCCTGGGGGCGGTCGGCACCCTGCTCTTCGTGCTGCTGTTCAATTTCGTCCTGTTCCGAGTGATGCCCGGGAGCCCGGTCGACACGATCGCTCGCAACCAGCGGCTGTCGCCGACCGAGACGCAGGAGCTGATCGCCGATTTCGGCCTGGATCAGCCGGTGATCACACAGGTCCCGATCTACCTCTGGGACACGATCCGCGGCAACCTCGGCTCGTCGTTCACGTCGGGCCGTCCGGTCACCTCGGTGATCGCCGGCAGGGTCTGGCCCACAGTGATCCTGCTGCTTCCGGCGACGATCCTCTCGGTGGTGATCGGAATCTGGGCGGGGATCCATGCGGGTTGGAGCCGCGGGACGCGGCGCGACGTCGGCACGGTCGGGTCCTCACTGTTCCTGTATTCGATCCCCGAGGGATGGCTGGGGATGGTGCTGCTCGTCGTGTTCGGCACGATGCTCGGCATCTTCCCGCTGGGGGGATACGTGTCGAGTCCCCCGCCCGAGGGAGCCGCCTACATCGCCGACGTGATGACCCACGCGTTCCTGCCGGTCCTCACCCTGACGCTCGCCTACATCGGCGAGTACGTCCTGGTGATGCGCTCGTCGATGGTGGAGATCGCCGGCGAGGACTACCTGCAGACGGCGCGAGCGAAGGGGTTGCAGGACCGGGACGTGCGGCGGCGCCATGCGGTGCCCAACGCCCTGCTTCCGATCGTGACCCTCGTGTTCTACAGCTTCGGGTACATCCTCGGCGGGACGGTCGTGATCGAAGGGATCTTCAACTGGCCCGGCCTCGGGGTGCTCACCTATCAGGCGATCGACAATCAGGACTTCCCGGTGATCCAGGGCGTGTTCCTGTTCTCGAGCGTACTGGTGATCCTGTTCAATCTCGCCGCGGACCTGTCCTACGGCTACATCGACCCCCGGGTCCGGGAGGCCTGA
- a CDS encoding ABC transporter permease, translating to MAQEAAPSFGRSAAWVRRRRAFTAFVTAFRTNRMGLAGFLILVFFVAVALLAPLLADESGTQEAFATGIPLQEPSAAFPLGTDNFGRSVLTLTIWGSRVSLLVGLAAAAMTAIIGTSVGVTGGYAGGRTDGVLNAVSNWFLVIPWIPLAIALASILGPTLLNVIIVIGITSWAPTARLVRAQTLTVKQSLYVERSRAIGSRESAIVLRHVLPNLMPVILANTVLAVALAILSETTLAILGLGDVNNVSWGTIIYEAFANGAISTGAWWWLLPPGLCIVLVVLAFTMCGYAVEEILNPRLRERN from the coding sequence ATGGCGCAGGAGGCTGCTCCCTCGTTCGGGCGCTCGGCCGCGTGGGTCCGGCGACGCCGGGCGTTCACGGCGTTCGTCACGGCGTTCCGCACGAACCGGATGGGGTTGGCGGGGTTCCTGATCCTGGTGTTCTTCGTGGCGGTGGCTCTCCTCGCTCCGCTGCTCGCCGACGAGAGCGGGACGCAGGAGGCGTTCGCGACGGGGATCCCCTTACAGGAGCCGAGTGCCGCCTTCCCGCTGGGAACCGACAATTTCGGCCGCTCGGTGCTCACGCTGACGATCTGGGGATCGCGGGTCTCGTTGCTCGTCGGGCTCGCAGCGGCGGCGATGACGGCGATCATCGGCACCTCTGTCGGCGTGACCGGCGGCTACGCAGGCGGACGCACCGACGGGGTCTTGAACGCGGTGTCGAACTGGTTCCTCGTGATCCCGTGGATCCCACTCGCGATCGCGCTCGCCTCGATCCTCGGCCCGACCCTGCTCAACGTGATCATCGTGATCGGGATCACTTCCTGGGCGCCGACGGCTCGACTCGTCCGCGCGCAGACGTTGACCGTCAAGCAGAGCCTGTACGTCGAGCGGTCGCGCGCGATCGGTTCGCGCGAATCGGCGATCGTGCTGCGGCACGTGCTGCCCAATCTGATGCCGGTCATCCTGGCGAACACGGTGCTCGCCGTCGCGCTCGCGATCCTGTCGGAGACCACCCTGGCGATCCTGGGTCTCGGGGACGTGAACAACGTGTCGTGGGGAACGATCATCTACGAGGCGTTCGCCAACGGCGCGATCAGCACCGGCGCATGGTGGTGGCTCCTGCCACCGGGACTGTGCATCGTGCTCGTCGTCCTCGCGTTCACGATGTGCGGATATGCGGTGGAGGAGATCCTCAACCCACGGCTCCGGGAGCGGAATTGA